The Spirochaetota bacterium genomic sequence CTAAGCCTTCTATGATGTTTCTGTTCGTCGGCTCGCAGCTTTGCTCCGGGCTTCCTCCAGACAAATCCTCTCGAATTCGCCCTTGCCTTTTGCTAATAGTTCTCGTCAAATATTACTTGACAGCGACCTTCCTATAAGAGACTCTCACTCTATAAGTTCACACACATGCCGGGCGTACACAATTTAGTAGAGCGGACAGCAAGGATAATGCCGATTTGGTGACTGTTACCGTTTTTTTGAGTTGAACGTGCCTTTTGCGGAGGTCTCGTTCCCCTTGCTGCCCCTCACCAATACATTATATTTCAATCAATCCAAATGGAGGCGAGTAAATGTCTTACTATTTCAAAAAGATAGTAGCTATGACCTTCGATGAAGCTATCGACAAAGCAACAGAAGAGCTGAAAAAAGAAGGCTTTGGCGTTCTTACAGAAATTGATGTAACAGGAGCATTAAAAAAGAAAATTAATGTTGATTTCAGAAAGTATCGAATCCTAGGTGCATGTAATCCTTCTTTTGCCCACAAAGCCCTTCTCGCAGAAGACAAAATTGGCACCATGTTGCCTTGTAATGTCATTATTCAAGAACACTCGGATGGTAAAATTGAAGTTGCAGCCATTGACCCAATTGCATCTATGCAAGCGATTCAAAATGAAAGTCTTGGTGAGATAGCGGTTAAAGTACAGTCAAAGCTCAAGCAAGTAATTGAAAATATATAACCAATCGCTGCACTTGATTGGTAGAGGCTCGGGTGGCAACTTCGTGGAATTTATCTCAGGGGCCGGCAAGTGAGCTCAAATGTTATCTAGTAAATATATGAGATATTATAATTATTTCACTTGACCAATGTGGCCACAATGGCCATATTTGGAATATGATTACTGTAGGAATACGAAATTTAAGAAATTCTCTTAGTCAATACCTTAATTTAGTAAAAAAAGGGGAAAAAATATTAATCACAGATCATAATAAGGTCATAGCAGAGATCATCCCTCCAAGAACAAATCAAACTAAATCAGATATGCTACAAAAATATTTATCTGAGCAGATAGAGAATGGAACAATAGTTAAGGCGACTCAGAACAATATTCTTATTAAAAAAGATAAAAATAAAACAAATAGTATTAATAATTTTGAAGATATATACAATGAAACGAGATCTGAACGCTCATGAAAATTGGGTATATTGATACCAGCTTTCTTTTATCAATTATTTACGAAGATGAAAAATATGAAACATCTGTAGATATCTGGAATATTATTGACCTTAAGTTCAGTTCTATTATAATAGAAATTGAATCCCGCATAAATCTATATAAATACTATGTTAATAAACAAAAAAATAAAAGATTGTATTCTTTGAAAGAAAAAGAATTAAATGATCTATTGTCCAATATTACAAAAAAAATGGTAGATGGTGAAATCAATCTGGAAATCAAAAATAATGATAATTTAAGAAGACTCAGATCTTTGGATAGCATTCACTTAGCCACCGCAAATATTATTAACAAACTAATCGATGAAAAATTATTATTGTGTAGCTATGACACAGAAATGGTAAAGGTCGGGAAAGACATTGGTTTTGAATCAATTGACAAATGGCTCACCAGATAACATTTGCATGAATCAGATTTTGCTTTGCAAAACTGTTTCATGCAAGTCGTTATGTTTAAAACCATTAGGGAGCATAAAAATGGAAAATATTATAGAATAATGTAGCGACTATTACTTTTAATAGGCCGAACAAAAAGAATGCACTATCTATTGCTCTTAGAGATGAAATCTCTACTGCTTTAACTGAACTCGCTGCGTGTATAGATGTAAAAGTCGTAGTCATTACCGGCGCTGGAGATACATTTTCTGCCGGTTTTGACATGAAGGAGTTTCAACAGGGAATGTCCGATAAGGAGTTTTTTGCAAAAATATGACCAAAAATTATCCTAAAAACGTCAATAATAATCACTACCATCTTTGGACTGACGCACTTCATGCTCGTGCATTAGCACATCAGGCAATCAACAAGTGGGATCGCGGCACATATGTCCATTGGACAATCACGACTGCTTGGGTCGTATTAGAGATAGCTTGCCAAGATGCACTTAAAGAACCAAATATCTCTTATAGTTTTAAACAAAATCTCGATGCTGCTATTGCTAAAAAAAACCTTCCAAAACTTGATTGGGGTAAAGGTATCTGGCAGAAGGTTACAAAAATACAAGAGCTTCGAAAGACATATAGCCATCGTTTTATCTCAGTAAATAACCTTTTTCCTGAATCCAACTTAGCAAATGATACTATTATTGTAATACGAGAAGCGATTAAAAATATTTATATTCATGTTGGTAAAGATTCACCTGTTTGGGTAGAAGATGACGATGACCGAGGTTGGGATGCAAACAATAGGATGATGACTAATTTGACAGTAATAAGGGATGGTGCAGATGAAGATAATCCTAACGTTATAAAAATTGTATATATGTATAAAGGCAAAGAGCAGGTTAGTGAAATATTACCACCAGGAATTGATCCCACCGCTTATGTGGAAAGATTAATCAAAAACGTCAAAGTACCAATAAATGCAATTCGGGTATACCAAGGGGATCAACTCGTAAATGAACACTCGTTGCGAATGAGAGGCACCTAACAATCATTTTGCTGCTGACTACACAAACTGGATATTTATTGAGGTAGTGCAGCCTGCAAAGGTGATCAAATTAAGGGTAATTGCACTGGTAAAGTTAGCACAGAATCGAAGTTGGATTTATACTGTAGCCATGAATTTAGGCTGGGTTGCCATCGAGCAGCAGCTGAAAATGGTCGTTATGCTATGCTAAGATATATAAAATAAACTTGACTTCTAATGTGATATTATATATGATACTAACATATGAATAATGAGGTATTTTATATAGAATCACAATGGGAAAATCACCTATAGTAATAGATACAAACGTATTGATTTCTTCTCTCCGCTCGAAAAGAGGTACTTCATATGCCTTAATAAATCAACTTGAAGCGCTTAGTATTGAAATAGCTGTATCAGTACCATTGGTCATTGAATATGAGAAAGTGGCTTTTGAACAGCAGGATTCAATACACTTTTCTATAGAAGAAATTCAGGAATATATCGATTATATATGCAGCATTGCTATCCATCAGAAAATTCATTTTCTTTGGCGACCTTATCTCAGGGATACCAAAGATGATATGGTTATAGAGCTTGCCGTTGCTGCAAATTGTCGATATATTGTAACGTTTAACAAAAAGGATTTTTCTGGAATAGATAAGTTTGGAATTTTTGCTGTAACGCCAAAAGAATTTTTACATATTTTTGGAGAATGATTATGAGTATAACTAGTTTAAGATTACCGGATTCACTTCATAAAGTAGCGAAAGAGCTAGCCAAAAAAGATCATATTTCGATTAATCAGTTTATTACAACAGCAGTTGCTGAAAAAATATCCGCATTATTAACAGAAGAATACCTTGAAAAGCGCGCGAAGCGAGCCAGTAAAGAACATTTCAAAGATATTATGTCGAGAGTACCTGATATAGAACCAGAAGAATATGATAGATTTAAATAATATTTAATTGTAT encodes the following:
- a CDS encoding DUF302 domain-containing protein, with product MSYYFKKIVAMTFDEAIDKATEELKKEGFGVLTEIDVTGALKKKINVDFRKYRILGACNPSFAHKALLAEDKIGTMLPCNVIIQEHSDGKIEVAAIDPIASMQAIQNESLGEIAVKVQSKLKQVIENI
- a CDS encoding type II toxin-antitoxin system prevent-host-death family antitoxin; translation: MITVGIRNLRNSLSQYLNLVKKGEKILITDHNKVIAEIIPPRTNQTKSDMLQKYLSEQIENGTIVKATQNNILIKKDKNKTNSINNFEDIYNETRSERS
- a CDS encoding PIN domain-containing protein translates to MKIGYIDTSFLLSIIYEDEKYETSVDIWNIIDLKFSSIIIEIESRINLYKYYVNKQKNKRLYSLKEKELNDLLSNITKKMVDGEINLEIKNNDNLRRLRSLDSIHLATANIINKLIDEKLLLCSYDTEMVKVGKDIGFESIDKWLTR
- a CDS encoding putative toxin-antitoxin system toxin component, PIN family, with protein sequence MGKSPIVIDTNVLISSLRSKRGTSYALINQLEALSIEIAVSVPLVIEYEKVAFEQQDSIHFSIEEIQEYIDYICSIAIHQKIHFLWRPYLRDTKDDMVIELAVAANCRYIVTFNKKDFSGIDKFGIFAVTPKEFLHIFGE
- a CDS encoding DUF6290 family protein encodes the protein MSITSLRLPDSLHKVAKELAKKDHISINQFITTAVAEKISALLTEEYLEKRAKRASKEHFKDIMSRVPDIEPEEYDRFK